One Candidatus Dormiibacterota bacterium genomic window, CGAGCTCGCTGAAAACGCGCTCGTCGGCCGCGACGTGCTCGATCACTTCGGAGCAGATCACGCAATCGAAGGCCGAGTCCCTGAAGGGCAGTTCGAAAATCGAGCCGTGAACCAGCGGATTGCCGTAGCGCCTCGCAAAGCGCAGCTTGGCAAGGACGATGTCGAGCCCGACCATCCGGCCGGATCCGATGATGCGGCTCGACCCACAGCCGACGTCGAGCACGCGGCGCGCGCCGGCCGCCATCGTAGTGATCACCTGGTAGCGTCGCCGCTGCCAGTAGCGCTGGAGCGGGACGACGCTCTCATACGCGCGGGCGTCGTAGTCGGCCGAGGCGATCGAGTTGCGCAGCTTCCACATGGCACCGAAGGTCTTGAGATGGGAGAGGGCGAAGCGCGCCAGCCAGGCCCGGTGCGTACTCCGCGCCCGGTAGTGGAGCGGCACTTCGCGAATCGCGTACCCGGCGGCGGCCATGCGGATCAGGATTTCCTGGAGGATGTCGAAACCGGTGGCCTGCAGTGGCAGGGATGCGAGCGCCACACGATGGTAGAGCCGGTAGCCGCTGGAGAGATCCGAATAGGGGAGGGAGAGTCCCCGGCGCAGCGCGAGACTCAGCGCCCGGCTGAGTGCCCGGCGCGCGCGCGGCATCTCGGCACGGCCACCCTCGACGTACCGGGACGCGATCACGACCTCGACGCCGTGGCGCGCCGCCCAGATTGCCGCGAGAAAGCTCGGATCGTGCGAGCCGTCGGCATCGAGCGTCAGGATGTACTCCCCGTGCGCCCGATCGAACCCCGCCCGCAACGCGGCGCCGTAGCCGCCGGCCGAGCCCTGGTCGATGACCACCAGTTCATGCGTGATCTCGAGCGAACGCAGCGCCTGTTGCAGCGCCGGAAGAAGCCCGTCCGGGTTGCCAGGCTGCTTGGCGGTCACGATGAGCACCGTTACGTTGACGGTTGAGTGGCGACCGGGGGCAGCAGAACCCGGGACGAACGAGGGAATGCCGTCCAGGATCGGGTACCCGGCGCCGCAGCCTCCGCAGGTGAGGTTCGCGTCGCCGTCCGCTCGGAGGTCGCCCCGGCAGGCCGGACAGGCCAGCCCGGGGACGGCGTGCATTGCGTCATGCTACCCGAGCACAGGCCACAGAAAGACCGTCACCTGCCGTTACATCGCTGATGGCTGGCGCCGTGCTTTCGATTTCGATCGTGATTCCCACGCTCAACGCGGGCCGAGCCTTCGGGACGGTCCTGCACCGGATCATGGGCCAGGGTCGGATGCCGCTCGAGATCGTCTGCGCGGACTCGGGCTCGACCGATGCCACCCGGCACATCGTGAGCCAGTTCCCTCTCGCCCGAATCGCCGAGGTCAACGGGTCAGCTGGCCCGCGCAAGTGGAACCTGGCGATGGAGGAGACCCGCGGCGACGTCGTGGTCTTTCTCGCCCAGGACGCGCTGCCGTCAGACGGCGATTGGTTGAACCATCTGACGGCGGCGTTCGACGACGCGTCCGTGGGCGGCGTGTACGGCCGCCAGGAAGTCGCCATCGACGGCGATCCGGTATCGGGGTTCAGGCTCGCCCAACGGTTCTGCCGCGAGCCACACGCCCGGCGGATCCGGGTGGGTGACGCGATTGCCTACAAATCGCTGCCCTTCTTCATCGACAATGCGGCGGTCCGCGGCTCGGTCTGGCGCGGCATCCACTTCAACGAGCACCTTCCGGTCGGGGC contains:
- a CDS encoding glycosyltransferase family 2 protein; translated protein: MAGAVLSISIVIPTLNAGRAFGTVLHRIMGQGRMPLEIVCADSGSTDATRHIVSQFPLARIAEVNGSAGPRKWNLAMEETRGDVVVFLAQDALPSDGDWLNHLTAAFDDASVGGVYGRQEVAIDGDPVSGFRLAQRFCREPHARRIRVGDAIAYKSLPFFIDNAAVRGSVWRGIHFNEHLPVGADRVWARQAVLASYTIAYAPDAVVARDVPASLRAAYRLAMLTGYTDKHYGDQGGTLWPDSRHFVKRASWYLLKGFAWGRLPYLALEDVVQRYGYRLGRRLERMSPQFRGRFAPETAQPDRPLDVDDWAA
- a CDS encoding methyltransferase domain-containing protein, with the translated sequence MHAVPGLACPACRGDLRADGDANLTCGGCGAGYPILDGIPSFVPGSAAPGRHSTVNVTVLIVTAKQPGNPDGLLPALQQALRSLEITHELVVIDQGSAGGYGAALRAGFDRAHGEYILTLDADGSHDPSFLAAIWAARHGVEVVIASRYVEGGRAEMPRARRALSRALSLALRRGLSLPYSDLSSGYRLYHRVALASLPLQATGFDILQEILIRMAAAGYAIREVPLHYRARSTHRAWLARFALSHLKTFGAMWKLRNSIASADYDARAYESVVPLQRYWQRRRYQVITTMAAGARRVLDVGCGSSRIIGSGRMVGLDIVLAKLRFARRYGNPLVHGSIFELPFRDSAFDCVICSEVIEHVAADERVFSELERVLEPGGRLILGTPDYDRWRWRAMEWLYGRLAPGGYADEHITHYSRSNLAAYLKARGFTIDALEYVGGSEMIFSLRKATGVPTASPLPIAAGLRSASRT